In the Uranotaenia lowii strain MFRU-FL chromosome 1, ASM2978415v1, whole genome shotgun sequence genome, GCATTCACATCATGAACAGCAGGAGCGATACTTGGCGGAAAAAACATCACTCGTCCAGTTCCTCAATCATGATTGCGAAAACATAACCAATCACAACATTCCGAAGGCTGGAGGAAGAGATCAACACCACAGAAGCAGCTACCAGGAGCCATTTTTTTCACCGACGGCGGAAGTGCACTAAGCCGTCTCTGATCGTATCACCATCGCCACCACCAGCGGCAACAGCAGCACCACCAAATCCAAAAGCAGATATCCGCCGGAAACGTTTCTCGCATCGCATCACCCCACCTGCTGTAAGttgtctttttttcttctcccaCGGTGGAAGTGGATAGgagttataaataaaatattataatgctTCAAGCcaagatgttttatttttcataacaaatccATTTACAAATCGAAAGTAGAATTAAATACATTCATTTCATTGTCtagaataatcatttttatcaaattacgattaaattactttcactggaaattcctataaaatttaTCGGAACGCTAAACTATATGCGCAAAATTTTGCGCTCATctataaaaagtattggattttctagtagtgcaaaaatactaaaattcccAATACTGTTTATAGCCCGATTTTGCTCAGtgcgtgcgaggtgatctgtattttagcgatgaatagaacgaacgatgatcggataagtccagtagcaatcaataacaaaacccgatcgctgtacgttcagttgcgaagtgctatcagaaacattcattgaaaaagagtgattttcggaacactgcttgaaatcctaaatttgaatgaattgagTTAACACAAACTTTCAACGTTATCACATAATATACAGAGCCTTAATTAACAaacctatgattaaaaaaaaaacataatatacAGTACaaagaatgtttcaaataagtcatagatgttttaaagtaaccgactcttatcgatatctaataatttacaaaactcgccgaaaagtcgatttattcattcaaataataatttagtgcatcttaaaaaaaacgaaatacatATGACATGATGATTTGCTTTAGTGTTTCTCGGCTACACTGACGAAAATGCCACCTATCAGAAGAGCTGTCAAATTACGGTTGTCAAATTTCGGGTCTAACTACCGTtgcaaaaatccattttttctcTGAATACGCAATACAGattccgttcgattttggcaacacgcccgtacatttcgtgttgccaaaatcgaatgttgccaaaatcggacgaatttttttctcaacttttttttcagttatttttacaaaatagctattattattatcaacaacgatattttcagtcaatttccgaccatttgaagtcatttctaattttttccatcatgtttttgatgcattttgcacttttcttattttgtttagaatgtttgttttcatttgtcatatttgctgtttttgtcattcttcatcatttttcagttgttttttttatcattttcagtcttttgcttgaatttgtttttaaactttttgaatttttcatctttttgtcatttttgagtactttataatttttttgaaaatttttgttttattgttgcattttatcaccatatcagaacataaaaacgtatttatggtgtttgtctaaattaactTGGTCcttttataacgaaaactaaaaggtaatgttgtttctaaaaaccgttcgattttggcacatgtgccaaaatcggatgttgccaaaatcgaatgttgccaaaaacgaacggggtctgtttataaaaaaataaaatttcatattctttagatgtccctactaaaaaggacatcacttttcaccgctaggccgataaattaaatctacaaactaataaggttatttttatttcagatggaGCATGGTGACCAAAACTCAGTCAAAAGTGGCCAAAACACTGGCAGATATCATTTTAttcggttttaaaaaattaaataaatgaatctcaagaaaaatgaacaaaccAATTTCATATTATAAATATGACTGCCAGGAGGGTTTGatattgatatttaaatttaaactcttattTAGTATCCAAAATTTCcggttgttttttgaaaaaaaaaaaatactgatttccagcaattgtgATAACTGGTTTAAAGCAAACGAGCTCGCtggatttccagcaattgagtttGCTGATCGTTTTCAGCCATTCAAATGCCTGGAAATTTTACTGGAAAGTCGGTgggaaattttgctggttttcagaaaaaataattgctgTGTACCGCTGTGTCgtttcggcaaagttgtagacagagaattttccagtaagtgttttaagcgtttttccttacaaaattttaaatcaaaaacctGGGTACCTAAAACTCGTTttgaaaatctgcaaaaattctgtTATTTGTTCAGACCGGGaagcaaactttttaaactacatggttcataaaattcgaaaaaagtttcTAAACGACACTTTTTCTACTTTATGAGCATAACTTCTGTACTCGCGGGTTCAACTTCCGATTTGGAATCGGATTCCGCAATCTGTATCTGTAGTCCTTATACGGAAAAAGTAATTcggaacataaaatttaaaaaatttaataaaatgtgaGGAAGTTCTATGCCTTTGGGAGGATGGTCTTCAATGGTGACCAACTCTCGAGGGTTTTTCCCTGctatactaaaaaaaaacacacaaaaaatcgAAAGTGACCTGAGTGGACTATATGTTATCATTGACCATTGTTACAATAAAGGTGTACAGAATAGCAATTTCTATATTACAATGCAATACTTATAATTTATTAACAACATCAATTCACAGTCATACTCATGAGTTTGAGACATCCATTGGAAGCATTAGAATCCGGAAGTGTGATACCAATCTTTTCACATTCCTCATATCtgtaaaaatatgattcaatatttgtatcccaaaaaaaaaacaacaacgatACGTACGTAATTTCACAATCCGTCCGGAAGCCAACCTTGCGAGCGGTTTCTTGCGCAGACTGGCtcttaaaatctgtcgatatcACACGAATTCCAAATCTCCGACAGATCGGCACCCAAGAGTTCAGCATTTCTATGGCAACCTCCAATCCACGATAATCCCGATCGACAAACACTTCCGCGGCCGTCAAATAACGGTTGGTGCGGTAGTTCGTAAACACATCGTAACGATCAACAAGGCATCCCTCGGAATAAGGCGTTTTTTTGACCGGACGTCCCGTTGTTGGCTGAGAATGATAATCTTCGCAATTAAAGTTGCTCCTTGGAtcttaaaagttcattcaactCACACTTTCAAAGAAACAGGGCTCGTTGGATTGCTTCACTAGCAACAGGTTTATACCAACAATCCGATCCAGGCCTTGCTGATAGCAAACCACGGACAGTTTTTGCTCCAAACACTGCCTCCAGTAGCTTTCCTGCTTCCGCAGTTCACTTTGATCCGCAACGATCTGCCTGGACATGAAGTGATCTCGAAGCAGCTGAATTATCTCCTCGTACCGATCAGGGGTCACATCTTCAATCCGATATTCCACCAGCTGTCGGTTCGGATCCGGCCCTTGGAATCGATGCCAAACCATCGGAATGGGAACACTAAGGGGACGTGTCCAAGGCATGTTGGTTCCTCAACTGTTTCCGAGATTGAATAATCCCACGTCCGTTCCAGGGGAGTGTCTGTGAACTTTTGAAAGCGATAAGCTGCTCCAAGAGGCTCGAAAAGCGCTGCGTTGATAAGCGGAATGGAAGCACCCTGTGTGTAATGTTGAACAGAAAGTGAGACTAAATACATAGTTGAACTCAGTCAGCATAATAACCAGAGAAGTGGGTTATCGAAGATGTTTACACCGGCTTCGGTTCATCCTTCAAATTTCTGTTGATAACGGGTGATTTGAGAGCtgtacatttaaaaaatgcagaaacaaaacaaaaacaacagttATGCATTCATGCAAGGAGAACCGATGCATTGCAATGGCTATTCTATTTGTTAGCCTTCAAAAAATAATCCTTTTTCAAAGTTTGCATTCAACTATTACCGAATCATTTTCTATTGATTGATTGCGGGAGTGACGATGACGGAGGCATCTGTCGGTCAATCATgaggtaatcaaaagatggaatcagcacttcgatgaacacctgaacggcacACATGCATCCCCCAAGATGGTCGGGGAAGATACATtaccggcgtagccaacgatgTAGAGAAGCCActtccaacgatgagtgaagttaaggaagcgaTTCACTAGCAACAAATCGGCTAGGAAAGATCGccgcatcgcagctgaactcatggGTCcagacaagttggccgattggcTACACCagttgatggtccggatctgggacacagaacagaAGCAAGGGGTAATATgcctgatctacaaaaagggcgACAAATCGGACTGTGAAAACTaacgagcgatcactgtcctcaatgccgcctacaaagtgttgttcCGAATCCTACTACGCCatctaacgccacaagcaatctgattcgtgggaagtcatcaggccggcttctcTTTTCGGTTCCTACAGCCGATTAACAATTTCGTGGGTGATCGCGTAACCGGGAACCTATAACCCAGGTACACGAAATGGGAGCGCCACTCCGCTCGGCTCTCAGGAAATCAACAGTAATACGATAACAGCTAACAATCTCAATTTTGCCCTTGTGTTCGAAAATAATGATGAATCGCGCCGCCGGAAATAATCCTAGACGCTGCATTTTTTGAGCCCAACTCCTTCGAATCTTGTTTACAGCAACGCATCATTGTGCGGCTTTGGTGGAGAGATGATGGCAGTGATTCGCGCCGCCCGGGAATGATCCTAAGCGCGCGTTGCTTTAGCCCAACTCTTCCGACTCGTTTCACAAACAATACCAAATAATACTAGTCACTTACTCAGACAATGcccaatcaaattttaaaatgtttattttaaaggctttaaattaatttaagcaAACTTTAATCTATCTGTGTAATCGCGAAGGGCCCATTTTCAGGATTCTCTAGAGACTGGGGCACCATTAACATCTCCCAAGCCTAGCTACTTAGAGGGTCAGTTGTACAAGCGATTGCTATCGCTGATGATGAGAAGGTTGAGAGCCAGAGGCATATCTAAGATGTCAAAACTACCACCACCAACCGATCGTAGATCGAAAcactaataatttaaaaaaaaaaaaaaacaaaacaatttctttaTTCGCGTTCGATTTCAATCAACAGACCTGGcggaaaaacaataaaagacACTGAAATGAGAAGAGCAttgtaaaattactaaatttgaaaataaatggtcaatttttttgattataatgAATGTTCAATGCTAAAATAACTGTATGGATGCTATTTGTAAAGGGAGAATGAAAAAATGTCGATGTGACGATGTGTCAAAATAACTATgatcatatttattttaagacCACGAATCGAGCAATGTCAAAGAATCATACGCATGGTAATTAAAAAAAGCGGATAAtactatgagctgtcaaagttcgcatagAAAAATACGGGGCCCGAAAATTCGGCCGAAGCccgataggccgaaagatgttaggccgaatgggttaaaaggccgaaggatgttcggccgaatagggcAATAGTAGGCTGAatgggacattaggccgaaggttatttgtcCGAATATTATAAGGCGGAATGGTCATCAgaccgaatggacgataggccgaatggtcgctaggccgaatggccataaggccgaatggccataaggccgaatggccataaggccgaatggccataaggccgaatggtcactaggccgaatggtcatttggccgaatagtcGTAAGGCCAAATGATCGTAAGGCCAAAtgatcgtaaggccgaatggtcgtaaggccgaatggtcgcaaggccgaatggatgctaagCCGAAAGGTAGTAAGggcgaatggtcactaggccggatggtcgtaaggccgaatgtttGCCAGGCCGATAAGAGATATTAACGCTTGTTTGCATTTTGGAGCGAATggttgttaggccgaatggacgataggccgaatgttcgtaTGGTCGAATGGTCATTgggccgaatagtcatcaggccgaataaatgcaaggccggattcgaccattcggctttgcgatcattcggcctaatgaccattcggcctaataaccattcggccctATGTCTTTTCGGcccaatgaccattcggcctagtgaccattggTCCGAACATCAtttcggccttgcgtcctttcggcctaacagccttcgGCTGGTTAACCGGCtgccgaataacccattcggcctagtggcctatTCTGCcagataacccattcggcctaacgtccatcggccgaATGGTTTTCGGCttcatgactttcggccgaaaGACCCAGCCTCGAAATATACTAAGCAGTTGTATTGTAGCCCAGATTTTTAACAGGTTATACTAAATCATTGTTGAAAATACTAAATTGCGGACAACTAAATtgcggaatctgaaatctgaaatctgaatctgaaatctgaatctgaaatctgaatctgaaatctgaatctgaaatctgaatctgaaatctgaatctgaaatctaaatctgaaatctaaatctgaaatctgaatctgaaatctgaatctgaaatctgaaatctgaatctgaaatctgaaatctgaatctgaaatctgaatctgaaatctgaatccgaaactgaatctgaaatctgaaatctgaatctgaaatctgaatctgaaatctgaatctgaaatctgaatctgaaatctgaatctgaaatctgaatctgaaatctgaatctgaaatctgaatctgaaatatgaatctgaaatctgaatctgaaatctgaaatctgaatctgaaatctgaatctgaaatctgaatctgaaatctgaatctgaaatctgaaatctgaatctgaaatctgaatctgaaatctgaatctgaaatctgaatctgaaatctgaatctgaaatctgaatctgaaatctgaatctgaaatctgaatctgaaatctgaatctgaaatctgaatctgaaatctgaatctgaaatctgaatctgaaatctgaatctgaatctgaaatctgaatctgaaatctgaatctgaaatctgaaatctgaatctgaaatctgaatctgaaatctgaatctgaaatctgaatctgaaatctgaatctgaaatctgaatctgaaatctgaatctgaaatctgaatctgaaatctgaatctgaaatctgaatctgaaatctgaatctgaaatctgaatctgaaatctgaatctgaaatctgaaatctgaaatctgaatctcaaatctgaatctgaaatctgaatctgaaatctgaatctgaaatctgaatctgaaatctgaatctgaaatctgaatctgaaatctgaatctgaaatctgaatctgaaatctgaatctgaaatctgaatctgaaatctgaatctgaaatctgaatctgaaatctgaatctgaaatctgaaatctgaatctgaaatctgaatctgaaatctgaaatctgaaatctgaatctgaaatctgaatctgaaatctgaatctgaaatctgaatctgaaatctgaatctgaaatctgaatctgaaatctaaatctgaatctgaaatctgaatctgaaatctgaatctgaaatctgaatctgaaatctgaatctgaaatctgaaatctgaatctgaaatctgaatctgaaatctgaatctgaaatctgaatctgaaatctgaatctgaaatctgaatctgaaatctaaatctgaaatctgaatctgaaatctgaatctgaaatctgaatctgaaatctgaatctgaaatctgaatctgaaatctgaatctgaaatctgaatctgaaatctgaatctgaaatctgaatctgaaatctgaatctgaaatctgaatctgaaatctgaatctgaaatctgaatctgaaatctgaatctgaaatctaaatctgaatctgaaatctgaatctgaaatctgaatctgaatctgaaatctgaatctgaaatctgaatctgaaatctgaatctgaaatctgaatctgaaatctgaatctgaaatctgaatctgaaatctgaaatctgaatctgaaatctgaatctgaaatctgaatctgaaatctgaatctgaaatctgaatctgaaatctgaatctgaaatctgaatctgaaatctgaatctgaaatctgaatctgaaatctgaatctgtaatctgaatctgaaatctgaaatctgaaccacGAACACTATACCAGGGCAAATGGAAcacttaaaaatttcttcatctgAAAGCTACATGAAATAGCATACATATGTATTTTTTGGCCACTCTGCTGGGAATGTCGAGCGAACGACCAATAGTGACCTTCCGGCGAAGATCATGGTTGAAAAGTAGAAACCCAACAAACACTTTTTGCTGAATAAAcgctgaaaaaatatcgtggttcaatttttaatcagcaatctggctgaaagaaggtatcaaaaattcactaattcacgtgtcttcagcctttaatcatcttgatctggagAAGTTATTCAGCAAACGTCATTAAACGTGAATTGACggatcatcaaaaaaaaaaataaaaaataaaaaaaaaagttaaatgtctGTCTGTCAGATGTTTCGCACCCACTTTTTCCcctctgtgttgttttttttttcgtttcaactgCCCCGACTTTTAAACCTCCGGCTTGTTGGTCGCATGCCGCAGTACGCAGAACCAATCATGAAATCTGCGGCGCGATGAAAATTTGTCGTTCTTAAGCGACCAACATGCCTCTCaaccgaatatttttttaaaataagtgtgagagaaatgatcttttttttcagttttgggcaccaaaaataaaattttgagaaaatttattctttatttcaaaattaagctaaatgagaaatcataaaaaaatctcattgcataaagaaaagaaaaattcccCTCTCATTCCAATCAAGCCGCCATCATGCAGGGCTATTTTACCACAGTTCACAGTCTGTCAAATTCCAATGGTAGCGAATGGTTGAACAAAGGCTGAAATAGTGTTATGGAAGCAACTCTTCAACTCCTCCTATTGGCTGCACTGTGACTTCTTTAAACGCTGAAACATGGTTATAGTTTGTCTTTATTCAACCATTAAGCTGAAGCAGCAATTACGCTTTAGCTCAGCTTTTGTTCAGCGAATTGCCGTTCTTAAGCAGCCAAAATGTTTATTGGGAA is a window encoding:
- the LOC129739872 gene encoding uncharacterized protein LOC129739872 yields the protein MPWTRPLSVPIPMVWHRFQGPDPNRQLVEYRIEDVTPDRYEEIIQLLRDHFMSRQIVADQSELRKQESYWRQCLEQKLSVVCYQQGLDRIVGINLLLVKQSNEPCFFESPTTGRPVKKTPYSEGCLVDRYDVFTNYRTNRYLTAAEVFVDRDYRGLEVAIEMLNSWVPICRRFGIRVISTDFKSQSAQETARKVGFRTDCEITYEECEKIGITLPDSNASNGCLKLMSMTVN